One window of the Micromonas commoda chromosome 11, complete sequence genome contains the following:
- a CDS encoding predicted protein, whose protein sequence is MTDAASEDPRRGVSTAGVHPAAEMIAREERREPPGGAGATKEHGDSNEDVRTATHSEEDERSDGRSGGSLGDDEDDDVDDNGDDDGSNSPDFEFPAASAAAAVAPVAEGIPPATSVPNPNPNPPEESAPSESAPRTDHPGTLARLQRLAAVATGELANLRDELAHERARVREYAAKLTELRRSTRTMGETAQAKALAATNAINAAVNARDVAEAALRTMGAEVEAAKLANELVRAAEERAKMAEDRAIAAESRAATAEARAVRAEADAERAACEVRVARREVSSMPKLDTDEVRALVRAAEERAADAEERAARAEASTASARSALLESNDAVARLEARLAKCRADAVQRAGREGRRDFNRGPGADRGDGCGRSPGDEKTFASSGVDEEKRGRAERRDALVRALDATRGRLRELQLRDAGGDGGALSRFKMSRFRDVSTPTPTKKKAPDPTDRFRPSPQKVRPGTD, encoded by the coding sequence ATGACGGATGCGGCGTCCGAggaccctcggcgcggggtttCGACCGCCGGGGTCcatcccgcggcggagatgatcgcgcgggaggagcggcgcgaacctcccggaggagcgggcgcgacgaaggaGCACGGGGATTCCAACGAAGATGTacggacggcgacgcactcggaggaggacgagcgctCCGACGGTCGCTCGGGAGgatccctcggcgacgacgaggacgacgacgtcgacgacaacggcgacgacgacggttcgAACTCCCCGGACTTCGAGTttcccgccgcgagcgccgccgccgcggtcgcgcccgtcgccgaagGAATCCCACCCGCGACGTCAGTGCCAAATCCAAATCCAAATCCCCCAGAAgagtcggcaccctcggagTCCGCCCCACGAACCGACCACCCCGGCACCCTGGCACGACTccaacgcctcgccgcggtcgcgacgggcgaacTCGCGAACCTGCGCGACGAactcgcgcacgagcgcgcgcgtgtgcgcGAGTACGCCGCGAAATTGACGGAGCTCCGGCGCTCGACTCGAACCATGGGAGAGACGGCGCAAgcgaaggcgctcgccgccacgaACGCCATTaacgccgcggtgaacgccagggacgtcgccgaggcggcgttgaGGACGATgggggcggaggtggaggcggcgaagttGGCCAACGAGCTCGTGAGGGCAGCCGAAGAACGCGCGAAGATGGCGGAGgatcgcgcgatcgccgccgagtcgagagccgcgacggcggaggcgagagccgtccgcgccgaggcggacgcggagagggcCGCGTGCGAGGTGCGAGTCGCGCGACGTGAGGTAAGTTCGATGCCTAAGCTCGATACCGACGAGGTTCGTGCTTTGGTCCGAGCAGCGGAGGAAAGAGCCGCAGAcgccgaggaacgcgcggctcgcgccgaggcgtcgacggcgtcggctcgTAGCGCGCTTCTCGAgtcgaacgacgcggtcgccagGTTGGAGGCTCGGCTGGCGAAGtgtcgcgcggacgcggtccAGCGTGCGGGGCGGGAGGGTCGTCGCGACTTCAACCGGGGCCCCGGGGCGGACCGAGGCGACGGCTGCGGTCGTTCGCCGGGGGATGAGAAAACGTTCGCGAGCTCCGGAGTGGACGAGGAAAAGCGCGGTCGggccgagcgacgcgacgcgctcgtccgcgcgctcgacgcgacgcgggggcgattGCGAGAGTTGCAGCTGagggacgccggcggcgacggcggcgcttTGAGCCGTTTCAAAATGAGCCGTTTCCGCGACGTCtcaacgccgacgccgacgaaaaAAAAGGCGCCGGATCCGACGGACCGGTTCCGGCCTTCGCCGCAAAAGGTGCGCCCGGGGACTGACTGA
- a CDS encoding predicted protein: MGACFSSPTGGGSTDAEVLFFPDAAGMPCRQHLAGKECRRANCTYAHADTSLVKLLRRIDAASKTLDVCVFTITCNEIADAVVRAHERGVKVRVISDDEQAHSTGSDLRAIADAGIPVRTDAASTHMHHKFAIVDGATLINGSFNWTRQAVLGNQENVVIARDAKLAGVFAKEFDSMWGKFRGNEYGGRGGGGNRA, encoded by the coding sequence ATGGGCGCGTGCTTCTCGAGCcccaccggcggcggatccaccgacgccgaggtcctcTTCTttccggacgccgccggcatGCCCTGCAGGCAGCACCTCGCGGGGAAAGAGTGCAGACGCGCGAATTGTACCTACGCGCACGCCGACACGAGCCTGGTCAAACTCCTccgacgcatcgacgccgcgtcgaagacCCTGGACGTATGCGTCTTCACCATCACGTGCAacgagatcgccgacgccgtcgtgcgcgcgcacgagcgcggcgtcaaGGTGCGCGTAATCTCCGATGACGAGCAGGCGCATTCCACGGGCAGCGATCTGCGAGCaatcgcggacgcgggcatCCCCGTCAggaccgacgcggcgtccacgcacATGCACCACAAgttcgccatcgtcgacggcgcgacccTCATCAACGGCAGCTTCAACTGGACCAGGCAGGCGGTGCTCGGTAACCAGGAGAACGTCGTCATCGCGAGAGACGCCAAGTTGGCGGGCGTGTTCGCCAAAGAGTTCGACTCGATGTGGGGCAAGTTTCGCGGTAACGAGTacggggggcggggcggaggTGGCAACCGGGCGTGA
- a CDS encoding predicted protein — MLALVNPARGIARRGKPPPPPPSSSSPSHSSAPRLANAVARSAPPARRRARLAALARPFPVGEDAASKSASDASGATSTPNPPPPPPASPPAARRRVRARDFRHPLDQQNTQLLQAVPGLSQITKSLVTPVAEQMLVLEQISTSVLVGPAQLPHVHKLVLDASAVLDIDPPQLYIRQSSQPNAYTLAISGREPVIVVHTALVELMTAAELQAVIAHEMGHLKCDHGVWLTVANLLTLGAEIAPLMPAFVADNFRDGLMRWVRAAELSCDRAALLVAGDPRVVVSVLMKLSGGCPKLSGQLNVDAFLDQARRYDDESSSPLGWYLRNAQTRQLTHPLPVARAREIDEWARSEEFARLGIEPAPTPEELELWSPEAA; from the coding sequence atgctcgcgctTGTGAACCCGGCGCGCGGTATCGCGAGGCGCggaaagccgccgccgccgccgccgtcgtcgtcgtcgccgtcgcactcctcggcgccgaggcttGCCAACGCGGTCGCGAGATCCGCACCgcccgctcgccgacgcgcgcgcctcgccgcgctcgcgcggcccttccccgtcggcgaggacgccgcctcgaagTCGGCGAGCGATGCGAGCGGCGCCACGAGcacgccgaacccgccgccgcccccgcccgcgtcgccgcccgcggcaaGACGGAGGGTCCGCGCCAGGGACTTTCGGCACCCGCTCGACCAGCAAAACACGCAGTTGCTCCAAGCCGTCCCGGGTCTGAGCCAAATCACAAAGTCGCTCGTCACCCCCGTCGCGGAACAGATGCTGGTGCTGGAGCAGATCAGCAcgtccgtcctcgtcggcccGGCGCAGCTCCCCCACGTGCACAAGCTCGTGctggacgcctccgccgtcctcgacatCGACCCGCCGCAGCTGTACATCCGTCAGAGCTCGCAACCGAACGCGTACACGCTGGCGATTTCGGGCCGAGAGCCGGTGATCGTCGTGcacaccgcgctcgtcgagctgatgaccgcggcggagctgcAAGCCGTCATCGCGCACGAGATGGGTCACCTCAAGTGCGACCACGGCGTGTGGCTCACGGTGGCCAACTTACTGACGCTGGGCGCCGAGATTGCGCCGCTCATGCCCGCATTCGTGGCGGATAACTTTCGCGACGGTTTAATGCGTTGGGTTCGAGCCGCCGAGCTCTCGTGCGACAGGGCCGCGTtactcgtcgccggggaccCAAGGGTGGTGGTTTCGGTGCTCATGAAGCTCAGCGGCGGGTGCCCGAAGCTCAGCGGGCAGCTCAACGTCGACGCCTTCCTCGATCAGGCGAGGCgatacgacgacgagagctCGAGCCCGCTGGGGTGGTACCTCCGCAACGCGCAGACGCGGCAGCTGACGCATCCGCtgccggtggcgagggcgcgggagaTTGACGAGTGGGCGCGGAGCGAGGAATTCGCGAGGTTGGGGAtcgagccggcgccgacgcccgaggAGCTGGAGCTGTGGAGTCCGGAGGCGGCGTGA
- a CDS encoding predicted protein: MDLKLSADLEARLHLENVFEAPEECTRREEVLGEINEALQQWCRARSASKGIEEDLDPRCNLYTFGSYRLGVHGPAADIDTLCIGPRHLTRAEDFFGSEWTGYEGSFYLEMKNHPGTDQVVAVPDAVVPELKLVFRGFEIDIAYVCMGSYVSVPEDLDVCQTTILQNLDDASVKSLNGCRVADQLLRLVPNHDAFRIALRALRVWAKERGVYSNVLGYFGGVNLALLVARVCQLYPNAAPSMLVYSFFQLWDAWQWSTPVMLTPIVDEGHGLRVWDERVNKAERFQLMKIITPAYPAQNSTFNVTHSTLHVLKNEFKRGREVCAEVLMSKKRWESLWEPLPFFTMHKHYLQVTIAAVSEDDFKKWEGWVHSRLRMLVQGVETPARPRLAAPSTSTPRWNSFRCS, from the exons ATGGATTTGAAGCTCAGCGCCgacctcgaggcgcgcctGCATCTCGAGAACGTCTTCGAGGCGCCCGAGGAGtgcacgcgacgcgaggaggtgctcggcgagatCAACGAGGCTCTCCAGCAGTGGTGCAGAGCGCGGTCGGCGTCCAAGGGGATCGAGGAGGACCTGGACCCGCGGTGCAACCTCTACACCTTCGGATCGTACCGCCTCGGGGTCCacggccccgccgcggacatcgacACCCTCTGCATCGGCCCGCGGCacctgacgcgcgcggaggacttTTTCGGATCCGAGTGGACCGGCTACGAGGGCTCCTTCTACCTGGAGATGAAGAACCACCCGGGCACGGAccaggtcgtcgccgtcccggaCGCCGTCGTACCCGAGCTCAAGCTCGTCTTCCGCGGCTTCGAGATCGACATCGCGTACGTGTGCATGGGCTCGTACGTGTCCGTCCCCGAAGATCTCGACGTGTGCCAGACGACAATCTTACAAAatctcgacgacgcgtcggtcAAGTCCTTGAACGGCTGCCGCGTCGCGGATCAGCTCCTTCGATTGGTGCCCAACCACGACGCCTTTCGCATCGCCCTGCGAGCCCTGAGGGTGTGGGCGAAAGAGCGCGGGGTGTATTCCAACGTCCTCGGATacttcggcggcgtcaatCTGGCGCTGCTCGTGGCGAGGGTGTGCCAGCTGTACCCGAACGCGGCTCCGTCCATGCTCGTGTACTCGTTCTTCCAGCTCTGGGACGCGTGGCAGTGGAGCACGCCGGTGATGTTGACGCCAATCGTGGACGAGGGACACGGTCTGAGGGTGTGGGACGAGCGCGTGAACAAGGCTGAGAGGTTCCAGCTCATGAAGATCATCACGCCCGCGTACCCGGCGCAAAATTCCACCTTTAACGTCACGCACTCCACGCTGCACGTCTTGAAGAACGAGTTTAAACGGGGCCGGGAGGTGTGCGCGGAGGTTTTGATGAGCAAGAAGCGATGGGAGTCGCTGTGGGAGCCCCTGCCGTTCTTCACGATGCACAAGCACTACCTGCAGGtgaccatcgccgcggtgtccgAGGATGACTTCAAAAAGTGGGAAGGGTGGGTGCACTCGCGCCTGCGCATGCTGGTGCAAGGGGTGGAGAC cccggcgcgcccgcgcctcgcggcacCCTCAACCTCAACCCCGCGGTGGAACAGTTTCAGATGCTCGTGA